In Lycium barbarum isolate Lr01 chromosome 9, ASM1917538v2, whole genome shotgun sequence, the DNA window AAATAACTTTAAGATGAGAGTGGCTTTCATTTCTTTAGCTGGATCTGAGAAGActaattaagaaaataaagataAAGAAAAGTATGTTAAAAGGTTTTGTTGCTTGAAAAGCTGGAGTTTTTAGCATTTTGCATTCCTGACAtatgcaatatttttttttttttggcaatttaCAATTTTACATCTTATCCTAATATGATTTACGATATGCACTCCAATTTCTTCATTTTCTCACAAAACTACAAAAAGAAAAACTTCTTTTGTTAATTATTTAAGAGGTAAAATAGGAGAAACACAATTAAAATTTCCCCAAAAATAATTTTATGTGCAGTAGCCAGTAAGTTAGATGGATACTCCTTATCCAAGCCAAATCTCTACGTGTGGAGCTAAAGCTCTGCTCATTCCGAAATTGTCTTATTTCAGCACCATTGTGTTAATGTGTTCATTGTGATTTTGGAACACATCTGAAATGTGGCTTTTCCAAATCTGTCAtcaaaccaaaatcaaattcgTAACCATGAAACTAAAGGAAGAACCAAACTAGGAACCAGTCATTACACCAACTTGTTGACATTATCTTCCGGTCACCCGACTTCAATTGGGCTTCTTTCATTTTGAGCCCGTCGGCCAAACTTGGTAATGGTCTAGCCAAAATATGCAAACCATAAACACTGATTATGTATACTATATGTAAATTTATGTACATTGCATGTATATTATGtgcatagtatatgtatattttttatatttaaataaacAAAATCTATACATCTGCTGGCTATTTTGTGAATTAGATCACTGAAAGACATTAGACTATAATTTTCTCACTGAGACCTTGATTAATAGAAAGTGTTACGCATGaaatgagacagagggagtactaaacAAATGCTCAATTTGATAGCTAAAGTATAAAGTTTTTTTCGAGAGAATTTGAATCTTTATTTTTCTCAACATATTATGTGTGGAAAACTGTGTTTTTATGATATTGGAGCTCTTAATTTTACAACTCCGTAAGTGTCCGAGCAATCACTAACCCAACAAAAGTTGGACTAGGTCCAGAGAAACATGTTGCGAAGTATCAAGCCCATGGAAGCAGCAAACCAAATGTTTTGCAGACCTAAGACAAAACGTTTAACTAAAAGGAGGACGTGATGTATATACAACAACGTACCCAGTATGGTCACACAAGTGGGGTTCGAAAAGGATAaaatgtacacagaccttacccctacctttatggggtagagaggctatttccaatagaccctcggctcgaaAGAAAAGACAGGATGTGACAACAAATAGCAAAGTAAAAAGCATGGTGTCCAGTTCTTTTGCGGCCTACCGCTACCGCCCTTAACTCCTGTTATAGACATCCTCTCAGACCTCCTTATTGGCGCATCCACacacctcctcttcacatgctcGAACCATTTCCGCTCGCCTCCCTCATCTTGTCTGCCGCGGGGGCCACTTCCACCTTGTCCCATATAATTTCGTTCCTAACCACATCCCTCCTAATATGCCAACACATCCATCTGAGCATCCTCATGTCGGCTATACTTATCTTCTGAACGTGGACGTCCTTGACTGGCCAGCACTCTGCCCCATGATTAAGAAACTTTTAATAGATAGAGCGTCAGAATTTGAGCCAAAGTTATTGGGTTATATCGAACTCGTATATTCAAGCCTATATCCGGTCCTAGataaaattatatatttatttcaAAACTCACTTTATCAACTTAGAGCCATATCAAAGGATGAACAGAAATGGATAGTTCCAATAAAAATTCATTTTTTGATTTATTTCATATATTCCATGATCGGAACATTAGAGGTTCGCGCTACACTATGATTTTGAATCAGAAGAGAGATTTAGAGAAATGACACATCTATTCACTCTATAAGTTGTTGTCATCAAATAAAATGTTTGGATTTCAACCTATGACCTAAAGCAATTTTTGCACGCTAGTTGCCATTATACTGAACTCTTTCCTTATGTCAACATAATTCGATATAATTACTTTTGGCTTAAAGAATCAGAACTCCTGCACAACATGTTTTATCACATAACTCTTGTCTAAACCATAACCATTATAATTGTATAGCTTGACTTTGGAATATGCTTTCTATTCGTCCAAATATTGTTTATTGCAATTTGCAACCATTGATCTTTTATCTGGCAGGTATGTGGTAGTTGGTACATGTAATCTGATAAATCAAAACACAGGAAGGTCGAAATCAAGAGCTTGAGTAGGgaaaaaggaaacataaagcaAAAGAATGTGTACGCGTGTGCTCATTTATGTCACTTTTTACATAACCTAGTTCAACTGGCATGTAAGCAAAGAAAGATGTACTTTTTCACATTATATATATGAGCTGAGGCTCCAAGAAAAGACACAGCATTGCTTTTTTCACGACCTTTAAGGAGTAATTATTCTGAAACATAGGCCCTCAACTAGATGTCTCAAGTTGGAACCTTAAAAATGGAGTCGTCTTTGGTAGAGAGCGTTTTACCCTCAAGGTGTGTTTTGCTGGCGCGAATCCAAATTAATCGAGCCTCAAAGTGGATACAAGACACTAGgtgagaaacaaaaaaaaaaaaaaaaaaaaaaaggccctcAACCCCCTCACCAAATAAAAATAAACatagaaatgaagaagaaaaaaaatcctTCAGTTGAATTCTAGCAAAGAATGAACTCCAGAAAGTTTGCAAGCAGGGGCAGAGCTAGCATATTATTCGGGGGTTCGGCCGAACTCAATAACTTTGGTCTAAATCCTGTATTTGTCTTgaaaaattcattgaatatgtaTAAGTTGTTAAGTTAGAACCCAATAACTTAAACGAATTAGAATCCCGAACCCAGCCACAAACTTCGAATTCTGGCGCCACCTCTATTTGCAAGTGTGGCATTATAATTAGACCGTTTTCCGCTTCTCTTTCTAATAGAAATGAGCAATGCCATGAGTTTCCACAAAGTAAACTTCACAATGGATATGTAGAGGTTGAACAAGTTCTTGGAATGTGAGAAGAAAATAGACCTTGGGCTTGACTCAACCGAGATGAAAGATTGATCAATACCATATACGGAGGCAAATGCTAATCCCCTTAACCAAGATGGAACAATCTAACAGTTTAAAAGAATTGAAGAGAAAGTTGTTTATGTCAAACAAGATTTCGAGTCTTGAGTGCTCTTAAATTTCTTGGTTAAGCACTCAAAAAATGTTTAATTataatattactactatatataagggataaTGTAATGAGTTTTGTAGTACTTAATTACATTGTAACTATTCGGTTGGCCCAACCAAAATGATTTGCTCTTTTAAATTACCCTTGAGTTTTTTATTTATTACTTCATGTACCcaagtatattttcaataaatctagATTCAAACCCTTTTTGATAGCATATATTTTTTCTATTTCTTATTTTTTCccctactttattttatttttacttaggTTGACATAATCAATTTGGTAAATATAATCAATTTTGAGCCCTTTAAAAATGCTTAAAAAGTTGTGAAAAGTGATGATGTCATCTGATAAAAATAACTATGTGCAAAAAATAATCTAAAATGGTGATGATAATAACTTTGAAGAACTCATTTGGTACTGAAGAGTACCCGATCGATtaaattttctttagtaattcttAATCACCCACTAAATTTCTCTTGATCTTACTTGTAGTAAAAAGAAATTATTCTGAAAATGTAAAGTTAGATTTAATGATATAATACAATTATAcaatagaaaataaattttaaaacttCTTAACAATTAATAGATTAAAATcttggaaaataaaagaaaaaacttTAAATTTTATTCAATTTGCTTAATTAAGTGGGATAGAAAAGAGGAAAAGATGCTTACCAAGTGATCAACTCCTCAATATATTGATAATGGCATCCTTCTTTTGTTACAAACAATTTAAATTATCAGAAATCATGTAATCCTTAATTGGTTGAGTAAGGAAATTTTCTTTTAAGAATAAAGCATCAATGAGTTAATGACAAACTAAATTAATTCTTAAACTTTGTTTTAATAAACTCAATTCTTTTTTAATTCATCTAACCTAGACTGTAATCACCATATTTGTTTTAGCATAAACCATTGTCACATGAAATTATGAGTAATTAATCAATAAATACCAAAATATGCTATTCCTACCTCTAACTAGAAATtatatgctcacaaattcataaaatattAAAATGTCCTTTCAATTTATGATTATAGTCAGTCTTGCATACTTTAAATTATATTACTAAATATCAAGTTATCTCTGTCACTTTGATATCTGTTTATTCCCTAGCAAACTTGCTTTCCTAtaacaattctttcaataaattATCTAATTATGTGATTAAAAACTTGAAAAATGAATAATACATGATTAAGAAGCTATCATCTTAAAAGAGTTGTGCCTAAGAAACGtacacaaattattattttttcagttAAAACCTATGAAGTGCATTATTACCTTGATGTTGGGTCCGGGCTTTTCTGGACTAGTCTATAGTATATTCACTTATCCATACATGATTGTTGCATATAACTTCTGTTTGAGATTACTATAACTCTCCTGTTGGATTGCAAGAAAGTTGATTTGGTGAGACCAAGATTTCTCTACCAAGGTCATTTACATCAAATCGTTCCAAAAGAAGGTAATATTCTATTGGAGCTAAGAGTCTCTACAAGTTGAAAAAAAACTCTTTATGGTACATGAATCATGCAGAAGAACTGCTAGTCGGTGTTGATTTGAGGTTCCGGATGAATGTCCGGTAAAGGGATGAGCTTTAGAAATCTATGGCATCAACAGGGAGAGAAGTGGCCCTGTGAAGTGAGTGGGGAAGCAATGCCCCTTTATAAAAACTCTGTGCAGTGACCATGTGCTCTGGGCTGCAAGAACCATATGCAAGTGGATATCTTCTGACCTTAGAattagaacattcgttctcgattTCTATGGGAAAGTCTGACGAAAAATGCTTGCCTGATGTAAATGATTGTAGCAGAAGCTGATCCTTTTGTATCGATGGAGTTGAACCTGATGATAACGTATCGTTTCTTGGGATTTTGTTGCTGGACCTTTGACGTGAATATTTTGGAACAACTCCAAATTTCTGATCTTTTAGTCCCCTCAATTGCATTTGGTACTTGGCCTTAAGCCACCTCAACTCTCGCCTTATCTCATTATCATATTCTTCTGCTGGAGTTCTAGCTCCTGAAGAATCTGAAGAGGGAAACTTGTCATCCTTGTCGACACTTATAACTTTCTCCTCGTCCACTGATTTGTCTTTAGCATCAGATTGATTGTCACCAGAGCCTCGTGAGCGTGATTTTGTTTTGTCAACTTGTGCCCAAATATCAGTAAAGTGTACACCATCAGATTCCAATGAGCCGTCTGGAGCACGGTCAGTGAGACATTGTTCAGAGCCATCAAAATGATATGTTATCTCCTCAAAACGGCCGTGCATAGCACCACAGCCATGCTTGGAACAATGAAGCACTTGCAAGTTCTTAGCCGGTGCTGGGGTATTCGACGCTAGGTAGTTCACAAGAGAACCATTAGAAGCACACTTGTGACAGCAGCCACGGTTCATGGAGTTGGGGGTTTCCTCTATCCCGAACCCCCTCTTCCACTCAGGAACTAAGGAAGCAATCTCACCATCTATCATATCTGCTATCTTGGTAACATCTTGTTCTGTAATATCCAACTCGGCCACCATTTCAGTAGCGACGGTTAGTGCTGTGTCATTCTCAATGTCAAAAGGAAAATAAATGTTGCGGACATGACCTGTAAAGGTAAATGTACAGCAGTTTAGTTTACAACAAGTGTTGATAATGTGGCTCAGGATATTATAGAAATAAAACAGATAGCTGCATTATCTCTAAAAGATTTGCAGAAAATCAGTTTATCAGTAGCTAACTTTTAGGATTTCAAATTGTTTTCTATTAGAGTCCTTTGTGGCTTGAATTTTACAGTTAGTTTCCTCTTTCTTTGTGATTTGGTTTTGCAGATAAGTCAGTAGCATCTTTTTTAAAAACCAATAAGGACTACTTAACACTACTTGAGATGAAGCAATAATAAAGCAAAACCTTCTTTATCTGCTATCCTGAGTCGTAAGAAGATGCCGTCATCTTCTCTCCTCCTTCCCTTGATACtgatatcaacattttccatatcatCCTCTTCGTTATCCGTGAATAGATCAATTTCATTTGCATCATACTCAAGTTGATGGCAGTACGAATCATCCTCTGGTTCATATCCAAGATAACCAAGACAACCATTTGATAGAGAGTTGTTATCAAAGCTCAAGAGACGATGCCCTAATGTAGGGTCTAATTCACAAGAGTCTTGCAAATAATTTGGTGTATCTGAGTCTGATGATACGTAATCATCAACTCGGAGAAAAGGGTCATCAAGAAGCTCCTTTGCAGATAGTCTGTGAGATACTGTTGCCAAGCATTTCTCAACAAATCGACGAACTTCAGGATCCGTGACTTTGTAAAGGGAATCTGGCCTTTTCCCCTACACAACAAATCTATGTTGATACCTTGATGGATATGCATTAAAGAGCAAAATCTAAAGCAAGTTTCAAGATTTTTTGTTCTTACAGATGTTACTTTTTTGTAGATCTGAGCAGGATGAGTGCACTCACTGTATGGATATTCAAAAGTCACCATTTCTAAAATACACATTCCAAATGAATAAATGTCCACTAATTCATTGTATTCCTCCGCATACACCTCCGGAGCCATGAATTCTGGTGTTCCTGGTCGGACAAACAATAACAAACAAAACAATTGTAGGACTTGTGGGAATGAAACTACAAAAGCTCTCATTTTAGTGTATGAATTTGCACTAAGAGATTGCGAATCACATCACTAATTTCAATCATTAATCAAGATTTTTGTCTAGCATGATAGTATTAGAATTACCTACACAACGTTCAGCATGGGATTTGCGGAGGATAGCAGCAAGGCCAAGATCACCAATTTTGACTTCCCCTTGGTTCCCATTGATGAAAATGTTATCACACTTGAGGTCTCTGTGTATAACAGGAGGGTCATGGCTATGCAGATAATTGAGCCCTTTCAGTATCTGTCTACACCAACGCTTTACCGCTCT includes these proteins:
- the LOC132609213 gene encoding probable serine/threonine-protein kinase WNK9 isoform X3, with product MQSPEDLERLYCEIHLLKTMKHKNIMKFYTSWVDVANRNINFVTEMFTSGTLRQYRLKHKKVNIRAVKRWCRQILKGLNYLHSHDPPVIHRDLKCDNIFINGNQGEVKIGDLGLAAILRKSHAERCVGTPEFMAPEVYAEEYNELVDIYSFGMCILEMVTFEYPYSECTHPAQIYKKVTSGKRPDSLYKVTDPEVRRFVEKCLATVSHRLSAKELLDDPFLRVDDYVSSDSDTPNYLQDSCELDPTLGHRLLSFDNNSLSNGCLGYLGYEPEDDSYCHQLEYDANEIDLFTDNEEDDMENVDISIKGRRREDDGIFLRLRIADKEGHVRNIYFPFDIENDTALTVATEMVAELDITEQDVTKIADMIDGEIASLVPEWKRGFGIEETPNSMNRGCCHKCASNGSLVNYLASNTPAPAKNLQVLHCSKHGCGAMHGRFEEITYHFDGSEQCLTDRAPDGSLESDGVHFTDIWAQVDKTKSRSRGSGDNQSDAKDKSVDEEKVISVDKDDKFPSSDSSGARTPAEEYDNEIRRELRWLKAKYQMQLRGLKDQKFGVVPKYSRQRSSNKIPRNDTLSSGSTPSIQKDQLLLQSFTSGKHFSSDFPIEIENECSNSKVRRYPLAYGSCSPEHMVTAQSFYKGALLPHSLHRATSLPVDAIDF
- the LOC132609213 gene encoding probable serine/threonine-protein kinase WNK9 isoform X2 translates to MVSLTLNQMILSLLKWILLEDMEGYKAFDEYEGIEVAWNQVKLYDFMQSPEDLERLYCEIHLLKTMKHKNIMKFYTSWVDVANRNINFVTEMFTSGTLRQYRLKHKKVNIRAVKRWCRQILKGLNYLHSHDPPVIHRDLKCDNIFINGNQGEVKIGDLGLAAILRKSHAERCVGTPEFMAPEVYAEEYNELVDIYSFGMCILEMVTFEYPYSECTHPAQIYKKVTSGKRPDSLYKVTDPEVRRFVEKCLATVSHRLSAKELLDDPFLRVDDYVSSDSDTPNYLQDSCELDPTLGHRLLSFDNNSLSNGCLGYLGYEPEDDSYCHQLEYDANEIDLFTDNEEDDMENVDISIKGRRREDDGIFLRLRIADKEGHVRNIYFPFDIENDTALTVATEMVAELDITEQDVTKIADMIDGEIASLVPEWKRGFGIEETPNSMNRGCCHKCASNGSLVNYLASNTPAPAKNLQVLHCSKHGCGAMHGRFEEITYHFDGSEQCLTDRAPDGSLESDGVHFTDIWAQVDKTKSRSRGSGDNQSDAKDKSVDEEKVISVDKDDKFPSSDSSGARTPAEEYDNEIRRELRWLKAKYQMQLRGLKDQKFGVVPKYSRQRSSNKIPRNDTLSSGSTPSIQKDQLLLQSFTSGKHFSSDFPIEIENECSNSKVRRYPLAYGSCSPEHMVTAQSFYKGALLPHSLHRATSLPVDAIDF
- the LOC132609213 gene encoding probable serine/threonine-protein kinase WNK9 isoform X1, translating into MNGVIDFESDDSEFVEVDPTGRYGRYNEILGKGSSKTVYKAFDEYEGIEVAWNQVKLYDFMQSPEDLERLYCEIHLLKTMKHKNIMKFYTSWVDVANRNINFVTEMFTSGTLRQYRLKHKKVNIRAVKRWCRQILKGLNYLHSHDPPVIHRDLKCDNIFINGNQGEVKIGDLGLAAILRKSHAERCVGTPEFMAPEVYAEEYNELVDIYSFGMCILEMVTFEYPYSECTHPAQIYKKVTSGKRPDSLYKVTDPEVRRFVEKCLATVSHRLSAKELLDDPFLRVDDYVSSDSDTPNYLQDSCELDPTLGHRLLSFDNNSLSNGCLGYLGYEPEDDSYCHQLEYDANEIDLFTDNEEDDMENVDISIKGRRREDDGIFLRLRIADKEGHVRNIYFPFDIENDTALTVATEMVAELDITEQDVTKIADMIDGEIASLVPEWKRGFGIEETPNSMNRGCCHKCASNGSLVNYLASNTPAPAKNLQVLHCSKHGCGAMHGRFEEITYHFDGSEQCLTDRAPDGSLESDGVHFTDIWAQVDKTKSRSRGSGDNQSDAKDKSVDEEKVISVDKDDKFPSSDSSGARTPAEEYDNEIRRELRWLKAKYQMQLRGLKDQKFGVVPKYSRQRSSNKIPRNDTLSSGSTPSIQKDQLLLQSFTSGKHFSSDFPIEIENECSNSKVRRYPLAYGSCSPEHMVTAQSFYKGALLPHSLHRATSLPVDAIDF